In a genomic window of Apteryx mantelli isolate bAptMan1 chromosome 2, bAptMan1.hap1, whole genome shotgun sequence:
- the LOC136991460 gene encoding cylicin-2-like, which produces MGRDGANGEVASVPGELGDLGEAIMGEGGPDVEERRRAEKELGSPRLEPGARDPKRKRGGNGEKKQERRKRRERGLMRKDADEEEDELEEGDLGTRGEKQGAGEGRNGGMEQGKAGRTTRSTSPVPGRGDGERTGRRDGERGDEGGWGEQDRASDGGQAGPSRGKKRLEKVKVEKRKKVKSERGKSGEKEEKGGRKKIKKEKTSEAEQKVERADEEQEKQEGEGPGGSEGRAGKGKESEDEKGIKQEEEEEDEQGGEGREMIWSTELGQEVKEEEDVETGEVPEKDKKRKAKAKKPKEETKGKGKKSKEKSKEAETPEKTRKRKSKEEGEEKGSKKPKKEEKEKEKKEETENKWKW; this is translated from the coding sequence ATGGGACGGGACGGCGCTAACGGCGAGGTGGCATCCGTCCCCGGAGagctgggggatttgggggaggCCATCATGGGCGAAGGGGGTCCAGAcgtggaggagaggaggagagcggagaaggagctgggctcCCCTCGCCTGGAGCCGGGCGCCCGAGACCCGAAGAGGAAACGGGGAGGAAAcggagaaaagaagcaagagcGAAGGAAGCGGCGGGAGAGGGGACTGATGAGAAAAGATGCCGACGAAGAGGAGGATGAGTTGGAGGAAGGGGACCTGGGGACGCGGGGAGAGAAGCAGGGTGCTGGCGAGGGAAGGAATGGGGGAATGGAGCAGGGAAAAGCTGGGAGGACAACCAGGAGCACCAGCCCCGTCCCGGGAAGGGGCGATGGGGAAAGGACTGGTAGAAGGGATGGGGAGAGAGGGGACGAGGGTGGATGGGGGGAGCAAGACAGGGCCAGCGATGGGGGACAGGCAGGGCCGAGCCGGGGGAAGAAAAGGCTGGAGAAGGTGAaggtggagaagaggaaaaaggtgAAATCAGAGCGGGGGAAGagcggggagaaggaggaaaaggggggaaggaaaaaaattaaaaaggaaaaaacttcAGAAGCGGAGCAAAAAGTAGAAAGGGCAGATGAGGAACAGGAGAAACAAGAGGGAGAAGGACCAGGAGGGAGTGAGGGGAGagctgggaaagggaaggagagcgAAGATGAAAAGGGAAtcaagcaggaggaggaagaggaggatgagcAAGGGGGTGAAGGACGGGAAATGATCTGGAGCACAGAGCTTGGgcaagaggtgaaagaggaggaggatgtggagacagGAGAAGTGCCGGAGAAGGACAAAAAGCGGAAAGCCAAGGCGAAAAAACCCAAGGAGGAAacgaaagggaaggggaagaaaagcaaagagaagagcAAGGAGGCAGAGACCCCAGAGAAAACCCGGAAAAGGAAATCcaaggaagaaggagaagagaagggcAGCAAAAAacctaaaaaggaggaaaaagagaaagaaaagaaagaagagacagaaaacaaatggaaatggtAA
- the TOP1MT gene encoding DNA topoisomerase I, mitochondrial, with protein sequence MMLGGTAAALRRDALRVAPASVGRPSGGVHKRVVASLLERGARGVRLSPARLQVRSVPAATTGPRDRWEEEKTGDGIKWKQLEHKGPYFAPLYEPLPDDIQFYYDGKPLKLSLATEEIATFYAKMLDHEYTTKEIFQNNFFNDWRKEMTPKEQKIIKRLDKCDFREIHKYFVDKSEARKALSKEEKQKLKEEADKIQEEYGYCILDGHREKIGNFKTEPPGLFRGRGDHPKMGMLKKRIMPEDVVINCSKDSKIPEPPAGHKWKEVRFDNTVTWLASWTENIQNSLKYIMLNPSSKLKGEKDWQKYEVARRLKDVVHKIRAQYQADWKSKEMKKRQRAVALYFIDKLALRAGNEKEEGETADTVGCCSLRVEHIKLYPKLDGQEHVVEFDFLGKDSIRYYNKVSVEKPVFKNLQLFMKNKDPGDDLFDRLNTSILNRHLQDLMNGLSAKVFRTYNASITLQEQLKALTNSEDNVAGKLLSYNRANRAVAILCNHQRSTPKTFEKSMQILQTKIDAKKQQLEEAQLELKKAEDELKDKNDAKAEANVQKKKKLLERLEEQLAKLEVQATDKEENKQIALGTSKLNYLDPRITIAWCKKFGVPIEKIYNKTQREKFAWAIDMADEDFEF encoded by the exons ATGATGCTCGGTGGGACCGCCGCAGCCCTCCGCCGTGATGCTTTGCGGGTGGCACCGGCCTCCGTGGGCCGTCCGTCCGGTGGCGTGCACAAGCGCGTGGTGGCCTCGCTGCTGGAGCGGGGAGCCCGCGGTGTCCGGCTCAGCCCCGCGCGCCTCCAGGTCCGCTCGGTGCCTGCGGCCACCACGGGGCCCCGGGACAG gtgggaagaggagaagacaGGTGACGGGATAAAGTGGAAACAGCTGGAGCACAAAGGCCCCTACTTCGCCCCCCTCTACGAGCCGCTGCCCGACGACATCCAGTTTTACTACGACG GTAAACCTCTGAAGCTGAGCTTGGCCACCGAGGAAATTGCCACCTTCTATGCAAAAATGTTAGATCACGAGTACACAACCAAGGAGATTTTCCAGAACAACTTCTTCAATGACTGGAGGAAG GAAATGACCCCAAAGGAGCAGAAGATAATCAAACGCCTGGACAAGTGTGACTTCAGGGAGATCCACAAGTACTTTGTGGACAAAAGCGAGGCGCGGAAAGCTCTCTCGAAAGAGGAGAAGCAG AAGTTGAAAGAGGAGGCGGATAAGATCCAGGAGGAGTATGGGTACTGCATCCTCGATGGACACCGAGAGAAAATAGGCAACTTCAAAACCGAGCCGCCGGGGCTGTTTCGTGGCCGTGGTGATCACCCCAAAATGGGCATGCTGAAGAAAAGGATCATGCCCGAAGATGTGGTCATCAACTGCAGCAA GGACTCCAAGATCCCTGAGCCACCGGCGGGCCACAAGTGGAAGGAGGTGCGCTTCGACAACACGGTCACCTGGCTGGCCTCGTGGACCGAAAACATCCAGAACTCCTTGAAGTACATCATGCTGAACCCCAGCTCTAAGCTGAAG gGGGAGAAGGACTGGCAAAAGTATGAGGTAGCCCGGCGCTTAAAAGATGTTGTCCACAAAATCCGTGCTCAGTACCAAGCCGACTGGAAGTCCAAGGAGATGAAAAAGCGGCAACGAGCAGTGGCCCTCTACTTCATCGATAAG TTGGCCCTACGAGCTGGCAAtgagaaggaggagggggagacgGCGGACACTGTTGGCTGCTGCTCTCTGCGTGTTGAGCACATCAAGCTGTACCCCAAGCTGGACGGGCAGGAGCACGTGGTGGAATTCGACTTCCTTGGGAAAGACTCGATCCGCTACTACAACAAAGTGTCAGTGGAGAAGCCG GTCTTCAAGAACCTGCAGCTTTTCATGAAGAACAAGGACCCGGGAGATGACCTCTTTGACAGGCTCAAT ACATCAATCTTGAACAGACATCTCCAGGATTTGATGAACGGTTTGTCTGCCAAGGTGTTCAGGACCTACAATGCCTCCATCACCCTGCAGGAACAGCTCAAAGCACTCACTAACT CTGAAGACAACGTTGCAGGAAAGCTGCTCTCCTACAACCGAGCTAACCGAGCTGTGGCCATCCTGTGCAACCATCAGAGGTCCACACCGAAAACCTTCGAGAAGTCAATGCAAATCCTCCAGACTAAG ATTGATGCCAAGAAGCAACAGCTGGAGGAAGCCCAGCTAGAGCTGAAGAAAGCTGAAGATGAGCTCAAAGACAAAAATGATGCCAAAGCAGAGGC CAAtgtgcagaagaagaagaagttgtTGGAGAGACTAGAAGAGCAGCTGGCCAAACTGGAAGTCCAGGCCACAGACAAGGAGGAGAACAAGCAGATCGCTCTGGGCACGTCCAAACTGAATTACCTGGACCCCAGGATTACCATAGCCTG GTGCAAGAAGTTTGGCGTGCCTATCGAGAAGATCTACAACAAGACGCAGAGGGAGAAGTTTGCCTGGGCAATTGACATGGCTGATGAAGACTTTGAATTCTGA